CTGGATAATCACAGACAGATTAATGCTAACAGAAGCTGAAACTGTCCCAATTTGGAATTACCAGTAGCTGAGGTACTACCATGCTCAAATGTGCAACACGTCAAGAAAGATGTGCTGAAGCTTGTGATGACAGACCTCACCAAGTATGGGGACTTTGTGTAGAGAGTATGTGAAAGATGACTGAGAAAGAGCAACTTTACTGACAAATAAAGCTGTAGTATGGGGGTCCACATTGCCACTAAAAATCTTTTAGGGGTTTGTTTCAGAAGAGGTTGGAAACCACAGCACTTCAGGGTGTGTTATACATCTGTGGCATAGCTCTCTCAAAGGGGGACCGTATTATACAACTCTGTCTCCATGACTCTCCTTCTGTGAGCTTTAGGGATTTCACAGCATGCTAAAAGCCCAGAAATTTGCTATCCCACTTCCAAGCCAGACAATGGGCCTGTGGCCTCACCAACAATGTATGACCGTAGAAGTGCTGGCTAGAGCCCATCTCCAAATTGGATTGGGAAGAGTTGGATCctgtcattttggttttttattcTAATGTTTGTATCCTTTTCACACAGCTTTCCTTATGACTAGCTTTTATTTGGCCCTCAAGCTTAACATTTGCAACTTccatttgttgggtttttttcaccatctCGGAAAAGAATGTTGATTCTTCCAGtaaacatctttcttttgtgttttgtttcattttctattcTATATGAGTTCTTATCCAGTAGCTCATTGAAGCAATTAAAGCAACCAAGTAACTAACATCTGGTATGTGTTTACTTGCTCTCTTATATTCTCTCCAGGGCAAGAAGCGTGTGCTTTGGAATGGTTAGCAGTTTATTACGTTATATATGAATACTTGTTGTTTACAGAACATCAAAGAGTTTACTGTTGCACTTCAAGTTGAGAGTTGCAAAGTTTGTGGTAGCTCTATGTTCTGAGGATGTTCATGACACAGGCTTTGGCACTCCAGGAAATCGTCGTTTCCTGCTGAGCACAGTTTTACCCTTGAGTAAAAGAGTCAGTTGAGTGAGTAAAGGGTTCCCTTGAGCAGAGAGCCTGTTGTGCTGAAACAGAAGTTGTCATTTGTGGTCTTTGCCCTGTGGCTGGAGTCACTTGTTTAAATGCCACAAATTGTTCTGATGGTGCCTGGAAAAACAATGTCCTGGTCCCTGACTTAGCGATCAAGGTCCCTGCAAGTCAAACAATATTCTTCAGATCATGAAGCTCCTTTTGACATACATAGTTATCATGAAACTTTCCTGTGCATGCTTGCGTGAATCTAAAAATCACTTAATAGTAGTAGAGCAATTACATGGAGGCACCATTATGAATATAATCTGCATAATCTATATGGGTTTATATTGCTGTCTCAACAGTAAGTCAGAGTCTAGTGTGCTAAAGATTTGCTGAGCACTGGGTTCTTATTTTAGTTATTTCTGAGTAAAacttgctttgtgttttttatgGTCAGAATGCCCCTAGATAATCTGAGATCTTGCCTGTTTTTTATAATATTAGCTTACATTGCTAGTGCTTTCATCTTAATAAATTGCTGAACGTGAAGTAGAGATTTTACTCACTGAAATCAATCAATAAATAGAGTCAGTTTGGTTTTGAATATACTTTGACCTCCAGTCACCCCAGTCCTtgagatttattcttttttttttttttttttttttttaaatttatagtGTTGTAAAAACACAGCTTGGCTCTAGATCATGAGTGAAGTGTGGTACTGTTTGTCAGCTGAGTCCTGCTTCCCTTCATCTGTGAGTAGAGatcagtgcttttattttatgtctTAATCATTCCTAAAAGCTGAGCCTTGGGAAATGCCTGGAGCAGCTGTGTTTTACAATCATTCTGTTAGCTAGTCTGTCTAGACTAACCTGTCTTCAAACTACGCCTTAAGGTGTAAAATCACTTCTATGTACACAGTTTATCATGCTGTAAAAACTGACTGTTCTCTGTCTTGCTTAGTTAGAAAGCAGTACGTCTCACATAATGTTTCTTTTCCGCCCATGTCTTAGCAGAACAAGAACTTTATCTTGATTGTATGGTAGGCTATGCACACAGTAAAATTAGTTTCAAACTAATTTGGATTTAAGATAAGCTCTTTAAAGGGGTTTGTAGTGTggccagaaaaagaaatactttttcccatttttctaaataacatttttctttcagtatatAAATAAAGCTCACTCTGGATAGAGATCTGGTTTTGCAGAATTAATTACCAGAGCAAATATGTAGTTTCAGCATTTTCTGGGCCTGCTTGTTCATGTGTTATAGGTGTCAGTAGTTGTTATACACAGGGAGATTACTATGAGATTTTCAGTAGCTTTAGTTGGAATGAGTCCTGTGGAGAAGCAGAATACGTGAGGTTTATAGCATCAGACCCTGTGTTCCTACTTCTATGAAGgactataaaaaaataatacaagggAAATAGTAAGAGagaacagcactgagcagatCTCTACTGATGTTTGtgacaaacttaaaaaaacctttgcATGTGAGGAAGTTAAAGGCGAGGTGAGTGAGGAGATCATGGCTCAGATAGTCATTTGTAACATCCCCCTACACAGAAAAACGGATCTGTATTAAAACCTGATGTACCTTAACTCGTGCACTGAAACTCTGCCACCATGAGCTCCCAGTGATCTATTTCTCTGTTCTCACCCCATCTGGAAGGCACTGGAGTGGCAAGAAGGCAACGGAAGTCCCTTCCTTCATGGCAGTTGCAGGGAGTTTCTGCTCCTCTAAACAGTAGGTGTTCTCcatcacagagaaaataaatcattgcACTTTACAGATACTATGAAACAGTCTCAGCTGGAAGGATTCAACTTCTGGCTGATAAACTCATCAGCTCTCTGGGCAGTTTGATGCTTTCCCTCCCAGCATGGATCTGTATCtccatttccttctctccttggCATTTAATCAGAAGTTTGAACTCagtttttaagtctttttccatttctgtcttttgctATAATCAACAAGTGACAAGGACAACATTGCACATGAGGGTTGACCCTACTGTGAAGCAGGATGGGATTGTCTCCATTTAGGTCTTGCCGCAGTAAAAGGAGGTCgggagctctgcagcagagtGGGTCCCTCCCTCTAAGGCAAGCAGCCTCATTGGATTGTCCTCCTATTTGGGACAACAGACTTGGGGTCAGTAGCTGGAATGGCTCTACCTCCGTGATGCAACCAGTTCAgtcagtttgttttaaaaatgatgaGGAAGTCAGTTCTGGATTAGATAGAGGTGCCTAAGAAGTTGCCTAATGAGTTACTTTGGGTGACTGATGGAGCTGTAAGTAGCAGTGGTGGAGATGCAGACTTATCTCTGTTCAACGTATTCACAGTTGATTCATATCAAGAGGTCAGTTCAGCTCAGTTGAGTCTTTCCTTCTCCACCAGACCCCATGGCTCTAGTCTTTTATTTGGAACTACAGAATGAAAACACGTGCTAATTTTACAAATCCAGGCAGTAGGGCTATATGGCTCAAAAGAACTAGTCCAAGTACCTGATGTTCTAGCTAACAGTGAATAAAGATTGTGGGGTGgggttctttttttctcttctttcttttgcctcCTACTTGTTCTGGTGGTGTAATGTAGGGCTCACCCTTGAGGCCCAGTATCCCAACTATCCCCTCCAGCACTTATGAAAGTCTGCAGTGACTCCTGTTTGATGAAAATGCCCAGGTTTCTTTTATATAAAGAAGTGCTGGTGCTCCTCTCTCTTGCTGACATGCAGCAGGGATGCAACCATGCAGCCATGCATCCATGCAACCATGGTGCACACACTGTGAACAGGCAAATAGATGTAACCTTAATGACCCTCATTAACTGAGTCAGGAGACCTCGAGGAGCAGCAAAAAATGTTCAAACTCTAACATGTCCCAACTTTGAGTCATAATTGGTGCTACTTCAGGAGGCACTGAAAGATGGACAGGTGTAGAAATTACTGTCTGTTCCTTGAGTAGCTTTCCCAAGCCATTAAAGAGCACCAAAGCAATTTCTTTGCATGATATGAGTCCGTCTGTTAGGACTGGAGAATTAGATGCTCTCTTgtcatatttaaaattcattgacttccatattaaaatgaaataaattatcttATTATACATCAGTTAATGCTTAAGTGTCTGAGATCAAAAAAATTTGCTCTCCTCATGATCGGAAGTTATATATAATCTCACGACAAGTGTAAGAGCTGCCAATTTTGGTTTGAAGACAACTGTACCTTAGAAGGAAAGCAAGAGTTAAGTTCTCCTGCAAAAGTTAACTTATTTGCTAGCAACTATATCTGCCTTTTTGAATTCAGTCTCAGCTGAATGGTTTAACTTACAGTAAAATatggaaacactgaaatgtCCTTCTGTCTATCTGCAGGTATCCACAGTTATGTGCTGCAGCAAAATATCTGTGGAAGTTCCATCTCTGGAAGCTCCTGTTTCCAGAAATGGCATTTCAACACCAACTTCTCAGCATTATCATAGTGGTTGTTGCTATGCCATGGCGGAATAGGAAGAGCTTCTGGAACTGAAGGTTCATAAGAGGGTTGTGACACTCCAGGTAAGTAGGAAGACAGGTAGAAAAATACCTCGAGGGAGTGTAGATACCCAAATATGTACTAGACAAACCTCTGAAGTCAGGAATTGGAAAGCTTCAAATGCACATTTGGTACGTTTTCAAGAATACAGAATGCTCTTCTGTGGATGACTCTAGAAAGAAGTTAATTGATATGACAACAGAAGTAATTGCAGTCCACATTCAGGCAGGTAACGTTGAAAGTAGTGGATTATAAATTGAAACATCATATAAAGCAATACAGCTCTACTGAAACCATAATTGAGACACACCTGCTCTTAAGCTTTGTCTTAAGGGTTTTGATGGTTTGACAAGTTTTTTGTCTTTAACCCAAAGATTTTTCACTTCATTGCAGTAAACTGATCTCATGAGTGTTATTTCAATGTGATAGTAGTACAGAGGCTGATTTATTCATGAATTAGGCATTCTTCCTCCACATTAGAAAAAATTAAGGAGAACTAAACCAGAACCTATTGCTTTCAAATTTGCTAAAGCTGACTTAAACCATCAAACTGATTTGAACCTGcttctgtgaaatgctgaaTAATGGTATTCATAATttcgtttctttttttttgctataacaTTTCACAGTAACcagaggtggaaaaaagaatgtgtcacaaaagcaaaactgaattaaatgCTCTAACAATATCTTGTGGTTTTTTCAGGTTCAATGTAATCTTGTTGGGCACCAGCACTGAAACTCTTCTGTTCAAAATGGTTTATGGTGAATTTTTTCACAGACCTGGCAAAGATGCAGAACTTATCAATTTGAATGTGGGTGGCTTTAAGCAATCGGTGGATCAAAGCACCTTGCTCCGATTTCCCCATACCAGACTTGGGAGACTTCTCAAATGCCATTCAGAAGAGGCTATTCTAGAACTGTGTGATGATTACAGTGTTGCGGACAAGGAATATTACTTTGACAGGAATCCTTCCTTGTTCCGATATGTTCTGAATTTTTACTATACGGGCAAACTTCACGTCATGGAAgaactttgtgtcttttctttctgccaggAAATAGAGTACTGGGGGATAAATGAGCTGTTTATTGATTCCTGCTGCAGCAATCGGTaccaagaaaggaaagaagaaggtCCTGAAAAAGACTGGGATCAGAAGAGCAATGACAGAAGTATAGACTCTTCTAACGAAGAGTCATCCATATTTGATAAAGAGCTGGAAAAGTTTGACAATCTGTGTTTTGGTGAAATAAGAAAGAAGGTCTGGGTCAGAATGGAAAATCCTGCATACTGCTTGTCTGCCAAGTTAATTGCTGTGTCATCCCTGAGTGTTGTCTTAGCATCAATTGTGGCCATGTGCATTCACAGCATGCCAGAGTTTCAAAGGCTGGACGCCAATGACAGGGAGATCGAAGACCCCGTGCTGGAAGCCGTGGAGATTACATGCATCATCTGGTTCACTGCTGAGCTAGTGATCAGGCTCATCACTGCTCCGAGTCAAAAGAAGTTCTGGAAGAAACCACTGAATATTATTGATTTTGTCTCTATTATCCCATTTTATGCCACCTTGGCTGTGGACAcgaaggaagaagaaagtgaagatATTGAAAACATGGGGAAAGTGGTTCAGATCCTGCGGTTAATGAGGATATTTCGCATCCTGAAACTGGCCAGGCACTCCGTAGGGCTGCGGTCTTTAGGTGCCACTTTGAGACATAGCTATCAGGAAGTGGgacttctgcttttgtttttgtctgttgggatttctattttttcagtgcttgtcTACTCAGTGGAGAAAGATGATGACTCATCAGAACTGCAGAGCATCCCTGTTTGCTGGTGGTGGGCAACCATCAGCATGACCACTGTTGGTTATGGGGACACTTACCCAGTCACACTTGCTGGAAAGCTGCTCGGCACCCTGTGCATTATCTGTGGGATACTAGTGGTAGCACTTCCAATCACCATTATTTTCAATAAGTTTTCTAAGTACTATCAAAAACAGAAAGATATTGATCCAGACCAATGCAACAATGATCGCAAAGAGAAATGTAATGACCTACCTTATTTTAACATTAGGGATATTTATGCAAAAAAGATGCACTCCTTTATTTCTAGCCTTTCTTCAGTAGGAATTGTAGCCAGTGACCAAGATTCAACAGATGCCTCCAGCATCCAAGATATGGAGGATGTTTATAACACAACATCTTTAGAAAATTGTACAGGAAAATGAGTTGAAtcactttctctttcctttatttGTCGTCTGATTCTTGGTAAATGTGGACTTTCAAACTTAAGTCAATTTATTAAGAGCAGTTAATTCTCAGGTTACTTAACTCTCAGCCATATTTGGACATTCTTTGCTCTGAGGATGCCATACAAGCTTCATTATTTATATGAGGCTTTAAAATATGCCTCATGGTGGTTTAGTTTTTACACAACTAATGTTATGCatttttggagagaaaaagtcaggaaaatggttttaaatgtGAGATCagtgtttggttggttttgtggttttttttttttggctggttgttttttttttccttcagcaatcTGATAGCCTATACAGAATCTGCTTTTATAATTTGCTGCTGTCCAGGTAGAGACAGATTACAAACATGCAAGAACTATTGCACAAGTCAATGAAGTTTTTACCTGCAAATcgatcagaaaaaaagaagggaattaTGTACATGTAAAACTGTGCTCACTAACACATTTCTGTAATCCTGGAGTTGGGAACTCGTTTCCTAAGTTGGGGCAGAAAATGTATTGGTACATACTGTTTTTACTCCATGGAAGCAtaatatttatgatttttttccaaaagcacaaTACATTTTTAGTTTGTTAAAAGAAGCTAATCCCATTGTGCCTATATTTTTCCCAGTGTCCAGCATGGCCAAGCTCTATCAGGTCCTAAATGGTCTAAATCACAAGTTGGAGGACAAAGTGTGTGGCGTAGGGCAGGACAGAAGCTTATTGTACCTTTTAGCCACCTTTTCTGCCATTGTGAACCTGAGAAATTCAGGTGCCTGAAGAGGATCCTGTTGTGATTAAGACCACCCTGGTGGTTCCCCAGAGACTTTGTTTTGTGGGCACTGAAGCAAACGTCAGTGGTGGTTTTTAGTAGTTATTGCTCCCTGCTGTCAGCACTGCTCCTTTGCTGGAGGTTACTACCTTGGTGGTAGGAGCAAATGTGAGCAGCATTTTGGTTGCACTGGTTCTCAGTCCAGGGCTGTAATGCCAAGCAGTGAAGATGTGCGGACATGCTCTTCTCTACCATATATCGCCCATCAGAGGGGTAGGGTGGGCACTGCATGTGGGCACCCCTATATTAAACTatttcatctcctttttctAAAGCTTATCTGTTGGTGATGGCAGCTTCCCTCATTTGCACTACGGGCTGGAGCGGTGCTCATTGCCTGGCAGagtgctgcagctctgtgcatTCCTCTCCAGGGATTTCTTATGCAGACAGCTAATCCTGCTCTTGTTCAAACTGGAACTTCTAGGGCTGTTTAAAAGGAAAGCCAGCCTTTGAGCCTAGCATAAATGAGTGCTGGAGAAACCTGAGGACCTTATAAAAGTCCATAGAGTTTCTGaacactcattttctttcatttgtctAGTGACTAAATTAGATGCTGGGCAATGGAGAATTGAAGATACTGTGATGTTGATATTTTCCTTAAAGAGaggcttcactttttttttttttttttttttttttttttttaattattggaTGAAATGATGAAGCCCTTACTCAGTTTCTAC
This region of Nyctibius grandis isolate bNycGra1 chromosome 1, bNycGra1.pri, whole genome shotgun sequence genomic DNA includes:
- the KCNS3 gene encoding potassium voltage-gated channel subfamily S member 3, with protein sequence MVYGEFFHRPGKDAELINLNVGGFKQSVDQSTLLRFPHTRLGRLLKCHSEEAILELCDDYSVADKEYYFDRNPSLFRYVLNFYYTGKLHVMEELCVFSFCQEIEYWGINELFIDSCCSNRYQERKEEGPEKDWDQKSNDRSIDSSNEESSIFDKELEKFDNLCFGEIRKKVWVRMENPAYCLSAKLIAVSSLSVVLASIVAMCIHSMPEFQRLDANDREIEDPVLEAVEITCIIWFTAELVIRLITAPSQKKFWKKPLNIIDFVSIIPFYATLAVDTKEEESEDIENMGKVVQILRLMRIFRILKLARHSVGLRSLGATLRHSYQEVGLLLLFLSVGISIFSVLVYSVEKDDDSSELQSIPVCWWWATISMTTVGYGDTYPVTLAGKLLGTLCIICGILVVALPITIIFNKFSKYYQKQKDIDPDQCNNDRKEKCNDLPYFNIRDIYAKKMHSFISSLSSVGIVASDQDSTDASSIQDMEDVYNTTSLENCTGK